In Deltaproteobacteria bacterium, the genomic window CATAAAATGAAGGTGAACAAAATAATGTATTTTAAAGAAAATGAGAAGGAGGAAGAATGAAAGTTTTAATTGTTCTGAATGATGCCCCGTACGGGAACGAGAAATCCTACAATGCTCTGCGGCTTGCGATGGCTCTTCAGAAGGAGCCTTTTAATATACAGGTAAATGTATTTTTAATGGCAGATGCTGTTTATTGTGCACTGGCAGATCAGACAACTCCACAGGGCTATTACAACATAGAGCGCATGGTAAAATCTGTCATAAGTACAGGTGGAAAGGTTAAAGCATGCGGAACGTGCGCAAATGCCCGGGGTGTCTCAAATCTTCAGCTTGTCGAAGGGTCAGAGATCAGCACTATGGCGGAACTCTCCCAATGGACTGTCGAAGCCGATAAGGTGTTCACGTTTTGACGAAAGGGCATCCGGGACCTGGCGGTATTACATAAAATGAAGATACGCGAAAGCGGGATGCCGGAACAGGAAATGTGGGAAAGGTTCTTTGATCCCCGCAGTATTCTTTTGACTCTTGGTATGACTTCCCAAACAGGTGATGTCGCGGAATTTGGATGCGGTTATGGGACATTTACTTTGCCCGCAGCCCAAATAATCAAAGGAACAATCTTCGCGATAGACATCGAGCCTGATTTAATCAGTGTGGTTGGAGACAAGGCGAGGAAGCAACATCTGAATAATATCAATCCCGTTCTGCAGGATTTTATGACTGACGGCTCGGGGTTGCCGGATGAAAGCGTGGATTATGTCATGCTTTTCAATATCCTTCACCTTGATAATCCAGCAGTACTGTTAGCCGAAGCATGGAGGATTTTGAAGCAGGGAGGCATAGCAGGGATTATCCATTGGAATCATGATCCTTTTACACCCAGAGGCCCTTCCTTAGCCATTCGCCCGAAACCGGAAGATTGTATGCAATGGGCACAGAGTGCCGGATTTCATAACCCGATCCGGTATGACTTAAAACCGTATCATTACGGTATCACTTTCGTGAAGTAGAAACAGAGGTTATGACTTTCGTTTGCACCATCTAAACTTTTTTTGCGACGATAGAATGAAATCCAGCGTTAGTATGAACACCTTTTTGTATTTTTTTATTTATAATCATAAGCGATCCTGGAGGATCAAACAGAGTTGACGTAGAGTCTGTTACCGAAAAACCGGTTTTGATGAGGATTTCAAATAGTTCTTCCTTTTTCCAGAAGTATGCATGCCTATAGAATACATTCCCCGAAGCCTTTTTGTGTTCATAAAAATCGCCCCATCCTGAATTTCTCAGGATCAAGCCCAGAACAAGCATACCTCCTGGCTGGAGAACCCTGTTTACTTCTGCAAAGGCCTGATGAGGGTTATCGAGAAAACACACGGTTACTATCATAAATACGGAGGAAAAACTGGATGCCCGAAATGGCAGTGACTCGGCAACGGCCCGCGCGACCTGTATGCCTCTTTTCTTTGCATATCTTAGTACATGTGAAGAAGGATCTATGCCCAATGGTATGCCGAGCGAACGTGCAAACCTGCCTGTGCCGACTCCAATTTCCAAAGAATCGGCAGGGATCTTTTTTAAAAGA contains:
- a CDS encoding DsrE family protein — protein: MKVLIVLNDAPYGNEKSYNALRLAMALQKEPFNIQVNVFLMADAVYCALADQTTPQGYYNIERMVKSVISTGGKVKACGTCANARGVSNLQLVEGSEISTMAELSQWTVEADKVFTF
- a CDS encoding class I SAM-dependent methyltransferase: MKIRESGMPEQEMWERFFDPRSILLTLGMTSQTGDVAEFGCGYGTFTLPAAQIIKGTIFAIDIEPDLISVVGDKARKQHLNNINPVLQDFMTDGSGLPDESVDYVMLFNILHLDNPAVLLAEAWRILKQGGIAGIIHWNHDPFTPRGPSLAIRPKPEDCMQWAQSAGFHNPIRYDLKPYHYGITFVK
- a CDS encoding class I SAM-dependent methyltransferase; translation: MTRFVRLTLPVSASYTPVMVWDVFEEKAHEYDSWFDRRFGAGAFALELKSIKNLLKKIPADSLEIGVGTGRFARSLGIPLGIDPSSHVLRYAKKRGIQVARAVAESLPFRASSFSSVFMIVTVCFLDNPHQAFAEVNRVLQPGGMLVLGLILRNSGWGDFYEHKKASGNVFYRHAYFWKKEELFEILIKTGFSVTDSTSTLFDPPGSLMIINKKIQKGVHTNAGFHSIVAKKV